In the genome of Perca fluviatilis chromosome 4, GENO_Pfluv_1.0, whole genome shotgun sequence, one region contains:
- the aadacl4 gene encoding arylacetamide deacetylase-like 4: MDIGWAIFIIGFAALVAAFLLLVIGLVYSELMNSDIPRGVANSGRLHMAHGLFVGIAIVGRILHRLGICHQVSFIRWFVACFLTRLNPVPVGLRVKDLKFSEVPVRIYEPTSVCEGLRRGLVYFHGGGWVLGNIDSVDEVCRHIAKESDTTVVSVGYRLAPEHRYPAQLDDCETATCHFLSVAEAQFSVDSRRVAVGGDGTGANLAAALCQRLAGREVGHLPFPCAQVLVYPALQMADFNLPSYQQNHAVPILFRGRMVFYFLQYLNGDMSVCQDVLEGIHVPTELKPRYEDWLAPSNLPPEFLARGFSEHPTPEYDGQVYHAIKAGLEHEVSPLLAEDAVIEKTPPTFILTCEYDVLRDDGILYRKRLLDFEKDVTWRHVMDGFHGMINFFKQGWLTFPSAAQVVDSVVDYMKTL, from the exons ATGGACATTGGCTGGGCAATTTTTATAATTGGCTTTGCTGCTCTTGTTGCAGCCTTCCTCCTTCTGGTAATTGGACTTGTGTACTCTGAGTTGATGAATTCAGACATTCCTCGAGGAGTTGCAAATAGTGGGAGACTGCACATGGCTCATGGCTTGTTTGTTGGCATAGCAATTGTG GGCCGGATCCTACATCGCCTGGGTATTTGCCATCAGGTCAGCTTTATCCGATGGTTTGTGGCCTGTTTTCTGACTCGCTTAAATCCAGTTCCTGTGGGCCTGCGAGTGAAGGACCTGAAGTTCTCTGAGGTTCCAGTGCGGATCTATGAACCCACCAGTGTGTGCGAGGGCTTGAGAAGAGGTCTTGTGTATTTTCATGGAGGAGGATGGGTGTTGGGCAACATAG ATTCTGTTGATGAAGTCTGCCGGCACATCGCCAAGGAGTCGGACACCACTGTGGTTTCTGTTGG GTACCGATTAGCCCCTGAGCACAGGTACCCTGCCCAGCTGGACGATTGTGAGACCGCGACgtgtcacttcctgtctgtggctGAGGCACAGTTTAGCGTGGACTCTCGCAGAGTGGCAGTCGGAGGCGACGGCACTGGGGCTAACCTGGCAGCAGCACTGTGCCAAAGGCTGGCGGGGAGAGAGGTCGGGCATCTGCCGTTCCCCTGCGCTCAGGTCCTCGTCTACCCAGCCCTGCAGATGGCAGATTTCAACCTGCCCTCATACCAGCAAAATCATGCTGTGCCCATATTGTTTCGTGGCCGTATGGTGTTCTACTTCCTGCAGTACCTCAATGGGGACATGTCTGTGTGCCAGGACGTGTTGGAAGGCATCCATGTCCCCACTGAGCTCAAGCCACGCTACGAGGATTGGCTCGCCCCTTCCAACCTTCCTCCTGAGTTCCTCGCGCGGGGTTTCAGCGAGCACCCAACCCCAGAATATGACGGGCAGGTGTATCACGCGATCAAAGCTGGTTTGGAACATGAGGTCTCACCTTTATTGGCGGAAGATGCTGTCATTGAGAAAACACCTCCTACCTTCATACTCACCTGCGAGTATGACGTCCTGAGGGATGATGGGATTCTTTACAGGAAACGGCTGCTGGACTTTGAAAAGGATGTCACCTGGCGACATGTGATGGACGGTTTTCATGGCATGATTAACTTTTTCAAACAGGGCTGGCTCACTTTTCCCTCTGCAGCGCAGGTCGTGGATAGTGTCGTTGACTATATGAAGACACTGTGA
- the c4h1orf158 gene encoding uncharacterized protein C1orf158 homolog produces MHQTGTVQDKWAQTGWRIEQKYANKVLVGNWAEERLQFTREPQTANSTNRVDYRPHWDFKPDVFERRSALLRAEGLPSKLLFAHCGPPSSNYLVTHSEERYQCKHTNALPTLLPGHPDSLTWQLERSDRPVSALPTNSGPLRSTKHRLEKQQSHLPSLTVYRSAYQKHPLSAFCQSRFARASRMLSSHLHAANHNNKDLDLRQHSLLQIPDHCLSQPPQSQLAERQQCGS; encoded by the exons ATGCACCAAACAGGGACTGTGCAGGATAAATGGGCCCAAACCGGCTGGAGGATAGAGCAGAAGTATGCCAACAAAGTGCTGGTAGGCAACTGGGCGGAAGAAAGACTTCAG TTCACTCGGGAGCCACAGACAGCCAACAGCACCAACCGTGTAGACTACCGGCCCCACTGGGACTTCAAGCCAGACGTCTTTGAGAGACGATCTGCCCTGCTGAGAGCTGAG GGGCTTCCATCCAAGCTGCTATTTGCCCACTGTGGCCCGCCATCCTCTAATTACTTGGTCACGCACTCTGAAGAGAGATACCAGTGTAAACATACCAATGCTTTGCCCACTCTGCTGCCCGGGCATCCAGACAGCTTGACATGGCAGCTTGAGAGGTCTGACCGGCCAGTTTCTG CCCTTCCAACCAACTCTGGCCCGCTGCGGTCCACAAAGCACCGTTTGGAAAAGCAGCAGTCACACCTCCCGTCACTGACTGTGTATAGGTCAGCATACCAGAAGCACCCACTTAGTGCCTTCTGCCAGAGCCGCTTTGCCAGGGCTTCACGCATGCTGTCCAGCCACCTCCATGcagccaatcacaacaataaGGACCTGGATCTGAGGCAGCACTCGCTACTACAAATCCCAGATCATTGTTTGAGTCAACCTCCACAATCACAACTGGCAGAGAGACAACAATGTGGTTCTTGA
- the klhdc7a gene encoding kelch domain-containing protein 7A, giving the protein MPIANLLGVQFDMQLVLKLSLSVAAVLLVSWAYRFYSSRDAKKIQLCVKDNKEPENATCQNCKMTLRCQSPPKHDSDDGGKRPGPSHPDSASDDLTSDSTEETPAECPCRAEKSEDAFRMSYSDQDISIKGQILTHQKQAVVATSNISFGSALNLPHRTESGMASTTGRRLPCFLQKLEGSVGVGRELRQDLEHQGAYSSFLSKAEIKVEDANVVLEGTGEQIVRGKIYDYYVESSSHSITDSNAVLGQYERNSEYQPVELGSRGSSLTESPPSLSPIIMRDLVFPQSTVEDPSSLGSLKLRHPARPVLLRKESYLSAAEQSELPIPFLNTRASTPVTHSLAQTSNESISGHPMIHHSTDSKGLNVKEGADLETVAAFLHLPAKTLDGTDLESLKSKLDLGNCLETLCLAKKHGQTSVQQAALGVMSDNYLQVLRDPNLYGRLMAGEREQIQKLRMKGRRFVMVADMDPQDWARNTGGQTAETEQRRTSSAVYCYDDHKNTWHTLCLIPQEVISKACAMCTMDNYLFVALGCQGTDREMTPSKRVFCYNPLTSIWKEISPMNEARPRCKLAALEGYIYAIGGECLSSVERYDPRLDRWTFVAPLPNETFAVAHHVTVCSGELFVSGGTLRYMLLRYSPKTNTWRPSLLVGSKDRTADMVAVGRFLYRFDVNPLLGVSVYRYHTVARMWYECSSKRLQHCPAFQCVTTDNTIYCVNRQFTMRFEADGISPGFIDENLSVLSAAKGILFPFVLSLPDKKPRQTSV; this is encoded by the coding sequence ATGCCCATTGCAAATCTCTTAGGAGTCCAGTTCGACATGCAGCTGGTGTTGAAACTGAGTCTCTCTGTGGCTGCCGTGCTGCTGGTTTCATGGGCCTACAGGTTCTACAGCTCCAGGGATGCAAAGAAAATTCAGCTGTGCGTCAAAGACAACAAAGAGCCAGAAAATGCAACCTGCCAAAACTGCAAGATGACACTACGATGTCAAAGCCCACCAAAACATGACAGCGATGATGGGGGCAAGCGACCCGGACCCTCGCACCCAGACTCGGCCTCTGATGACCTGACATCGGACAGCACCGAGGAAACGCCGGCTGAATGTCCATGCCGAGCAGAAAAAAGTGAGGATGCATTTAGAATGTCGTATAGTGACCAAGATATCAGCATAAAAGGACAGATACTCACTCATCAGAAGCAGGCAGTGGTTGCCACCAGTAATATTTCATTTGGATCTGCTTTGAACCTTCCTCATCGAACTGAGAGTGGGATGGCCAGTACAACGGGGCGCCGATTGCCTTGCTTTTTGCAGAAGCTGGAGGGCAGCGTGGGTGTGGGCAGGGAGTTAAGGCAGGACTTGGAGCACCAGGGGGCCTACTCTAGCTTCCTCTCCAAGGCAGAGATCAAAGTGGAGGATGCCAACGTGGTGCTCGAGGGAACAGGAGAGCAGATTGTGCGCGGAAAGATATATGATTACTATGTTGAGTCTTCCTCTCATTCTATTACAGATTCAAACGCTGTGCTGGGTCAGTACGAGAGGAACTCCGAGTATCAACCAGTGGAGCTTGGAAGTCGTGGCAGCAGCCTCACAGAATCTCCGCCCTCTCTGAGCCCCATCATCATGCGTGATCTGGTTTTTCCACAAAGCACTGTTGAGGATCCCTCCTCCCTTGGAAGCCTCAAACTTAGGCACCCTGCAAGGCCTGTACTCCTACGCAAGGAGAGCTATCTGTCTGCAGCAGAGCAGTCGGAGCTTCCCATCCCCTTTCTAAACACAAGAGCCTCAACTCCAGTGACTCACTCTCTGGCCCAAACCAGCAATGAGTCCATCTCCGGTCACCCTATGATCCATCACTCTACAGACAGCAAAGGCCTCAATGTGAAGGAGGGGGCAGATCTAGAGACGGTAGCAGCATTTTTACACCTTCCAGCAAAAACTCTCGACGGCACAGATTTAGAAAGCTTAAAGAGTAAACTCGATCTGGGTAACTGTTTGGAGACACTCTGTCTGGCCAAGAAACATGGCCAGACCTCTGTGCAGCAAGCTGCCCTGGGTGTCATGTCAGACAACTACCTCCAGGTGCTCAGGGACCCCAACCTTTATGGGCGGCTAATGGCTGGTGAGCGCGAGCAGATCCAGAAGCTGAGAATGAAAGGGAGACGGTTTGTCATGGTGGCAGATATGGACCCTCAAGACTGGGCGAGGAACACAGGAGGGCAGACAGCAGAGACAGAGCAGAGGAGGACATCCAGTGCAGTGTACTGTTATGATGACCACAAAAACACCTGGCACACACTCTGCCTAATCCCTCAGGAGGTCATCTCTAAAGCCTGTGCCATGTGCACAATGGATAACTACTTATTTGTGGCACTGGGCTGTCAGggcacagacagagaaatgacgCCCTCAAAGCGAGTGTTTTGCTACAATCCTTTGACATCAATTTGGAAGGAGATCAGTCCTATGAATGAAGCCAGGCCTCGCTGCAAACTGGCAGCTCTGGAGGGCTACATCTACGCCATTGGAGGGGAGTGCCTCTCCTCAGTGGAGCGCTATGACCCGCGATTGGACAGATGGACTTTTGTGGCTCCACTGCCTAATGAAACATTTGCTGTGGCACATCACGTGACAGTGTGCAGCGGAGAGCTTTTTGTTTCGGGGGGAACTCTTAGATATATGCTACTGCGCTACAGCCCCAAAACCAACACCTGGAGGCCAAGTCTGTTAGTAGGCAGCAAAGACAGAACTGCAGATATGGTAGCTGTGGGGAGATTTTTGTATCGGTTTGATGTGAACCCGCTGCTGGGTGTCAGTGTGTATCGCTACCATACAGTGGCTCGAATGTGGTATGAGTGCAGCTCCAAAAGGCTTCAGCACTGCCCTGCCTTCCAGTGTGTCACGACGGACAACACAATCTATTGCGTCAACCGCCAGTTCACCATGAGGTTCGAGGCTGATGGGATCTCTCCAGGCTTCATAGATGAGAATTTGAGTGTCCTCTCTGCAGCGAAGGGCATACTTTTCCCCTTTGTCCTTTCCCTCCCTGATAAGAAGCCTCGGCAGACCAGTGTGTAA